AAGGTATCCTTCACTTTCTCAACCGTAAAGAATGGAAGGATTTTTTTAAACCTAAAATGAAAATCAATCATTTCATTTAAGGTAAACTCCTCTAGCAACTCAATATAAGGCGCAGCAAGACTGTATCTTTTTGATAAACATGTTCTGCTCCAAGCTCCACTCCCTTGTCCTCAAATCTCATTGTGCCTTCACTGGGTGCCAAAGAGCCTGTCAGAACTTTTAATAGGGTGGATTTCCCAGACCCATTCGGACCTAAGATAGCATAGCTGTTTCCAAAAGAAAAGGTATAATCGAGATGTCTAAAAATCCATTCCCTATTATACCTCCTACCAATATCTTGTAAAATTATATTCAAATAATCTGCTATTTTATATTAAATTCCCGATTTTCCTTGCCCAAATCCCTTAACTACACCACGGTTGGAAGCCCTTACAAAACCTAAGATTTCATCCCTTAGTTCTGTTGCTTCAAATTCAGCCTCAACAATATCCAGAGCTTTACCTAAGTTACTATGTTGAACAAATAACACACGGTTAGATATTTGAATTTCATTGATCTGCTCATTTGAAAAACCTCTTCTCCTCAATCCCACAGAGTTAATCCCCGCATATGAAATAGGTTCCCTTGCCGCTTTAATATATGGAGGCACATCTTTTCTTACTAAGGTACCACCTGTTACAAAAGCATGTGAACCAATTTTACAGAATTGATGCACAGCAACCATTTCCTGCAAGAACCACATAATCACCAACAGTGATATGACCTGCCAACGTACTAGAATTTGAGAAAATACAATTATCTCCAATAAAACAATCGTGGGCAATATGGCTGTAAGCCTGAATTAAGCAATTCTTACCAATCACGGTACGATATCTATCCTTTGTACCTCTATTGATGGTTACACATTCACGGATGGTCGTATTATCACCGATTTCAGCAGTTGTGATCTCGCCCTCAAACTTAAGGTCCTGTGGCTCACCAGAAATCACGGCACCAGGAAAAATCTTGCAATTTTTACCAATACGCGCACCATTCATAATGGTAACATTCGAGCCTATCCAAGTGCCTTCACCAATCTCTACATCCTTATGGATAGTAGAAAATGGCTCAATAACAACATTCTGTGCAATCTTTGCCTCAGGATGTATATATGATAATGGTTGAATCATTCTAATTTTAATTATCCTTTGACCTTAACGATCTGGGCCATCAATTCTGCTTCACTTACTACTTTATCACCAACCATGCCAACACCTTTCATCCTTGCAATACCGCGACGGATCGGCTCCAACAATTCACAAGTGAAAATAACAGTATCCCCAGGTACAACTTGGTTCTTAAATCTCGCGTTTTCAATCTTCAAGAATAATGTCAACCAGTTTTCAGGGTCAGGAACGGTGTTTAAGACCAAAATACCCCCAGTTTGTGCCATTGCCTCAATCTGCAATACACCCGGAAATAATGGAGCCCCAGGAAAATGACCCATGAACAAATCCTCGTTCATCGTCACGTTCTTAAGACCAACCACATGTGTTTCAGATAGTTCCAAGATCTTGTCAATCATCAAAAATGGCTGACGATGAGGCAAAATATTCATGATTTGAACTGTATCATACACAGGAGGTGTATTGGGGTCATAAACCTTTACGTTCTTTTTATTCCTTTCACGTTTCATTTGACCTTTTATGCGTTTGGCAAATGCAACGTTTGCAGCATGTCCAGGACGTGCTGCCATTATATGGCCCTTAATTGGTTTCCCTACCAAGGCAAGGTCGCCAATCATGTCCAACAATTTATGTCTCGCAGGTTCATTCTGATAACGCAATGAAATATTGTTCAAGATACCCTCTTGAGCAACCTCAACACGCTTATGAAATAAATCCTGTAATTTATCTAACTCGCCTTCAGTAACCTCTTTGTCGACAATCACAATCGCATTCGACAAGTCTCCCCCTTTAATCAGGTTTTGACTAACCAAAGCCTCTAACTCATGTAAGAAGCAAAAAGTGCGGCTACCAGCTATCTCTTTGCTGAATTCATCCAGATTGCTCAAGGATGCATGCTGACTTCCCAAAACTGGTGAATTGAAATCAATCATGCAGGTAATACGGTAACCATCAACCGGCATCGCAACAATCTCTACTTTACTCTCTGGATCAGTATAGTGTATATTATCTGTGACCTCGAAATACTCGCGGTCAGCATCTTGATCATGAAACCCTACTTCTTGAATCTTATCGATGAAAATCGCTGAACTACCATCCAAAATAGGAACCTCAGGACCATCTATTTCTATTAAAACATTATCCAATTGCAGGCCAACCAATGCTGCCATCAAATGCTCAATCGTACTAACGGAAGCACCATTCTGTGAAATAGTAGTTCCCCTAGCAGTATTGCTCACATTGTCAGCATCAACATTGACAATTGGTTGACCCTCTAAATCTATTCTCTTGAATTTATACCAGTGATTCTCATCTGCTGGTTTCAATGTTACGTTGACCTGTTTCCCCGTGTGAAGGCCAACGCCCGAAAAATGGACATCAGATTTAATGGTTCTCTGTTTTACATTCATATCTAACATTAGTGTTTTGCAAAAAAAATTATCCGGTAAAGTTAGCTATTATTTTTATCATTTAACTGCTTTTCTAACTCTGCAATGCGTTTTTCGAGCTCCGGAAGCTTCGAATATAACACTTGCGAGCGAAGCTCATTATTGTAAGGAAAAGCCGGACTACCACCCCATTTTTTGTTCTCCTCCGTAATCGACCTGTTGATCCCTGATTGTGCCTGCACTTGAGAACCTTTAGCAATCGTAATATGTCCCACAACTCCGACTTGGCCACCCAACACCACATTCTCAGAAATCTTGGTACTGCCAGATATACCCGTCTGTGCAGCGATGACCGTATTCGAACCTATCTCTACATTATGGGCAATCTGAATCAAGTTGTCTAATTTTACACCACTTAATATTTTTGTTGAGCCAAGAGTAGCACGGTCTACAACCGTATTTGCTCCAATCTCAACATCATCCTCAATAATTACATTCCCAATCTGAGGAATCTTCTCATACGACCCATCTTCTTTAGGTGCAAAACCAAAACCATCACTTCCAATCACTGATCCAGCATGTATAATCACTCGGTTACCAATGCTGCAATCGTTATAAACTTTTACGCCCGGAAGTAAGGTTACCTGATCCCCAATCTTAACATTGTCTCCAATATATACTTGAGGATAAATCTTTACTTTATCTCCTATCACTACGTTTTTGCCGATATAACTAAAAGCGCCAACATAGATATCTTTTCCTAATATAGTAGATTCATGAACATATACTTGATCATCAATCCCTTGTTTATCATTTCTTAATTCATCATAAAGCTTCAAAAGCTCCGTAAAGGCAGAATAAGCATTCTTTACTCGTATCAGAGTGGATTTTACAGGCTTTTGCAAGACTAGGTCTTCGTTGATTACGATAATCCCCGCCTTAGTCTCATATATAAAGTGTTCGTACTTTGGATTCGCCAAAAAAGTAAGGCTGCTGGAACTGCTTCTTCGATCTTGGATAACTGATCAACCATGATCTCCGGACTTCCTTCAACCGTCCTTTTAATAATGTCGCTATTTGTTCCGCGGTAAATTGCATTCAGTAATTCTTGTGTTATATGTTAATAATTATTCTTTGGTCAGTGGGAATGAATCCAACTTCCTTGGGGTAAGTAATCGCGTATTTCTCAACCCTCCTGGATAATGATTCAATGTTGGACAAATCAGATGCCTCAGCAATATCTTTCAACTGTCCATCTTTAAACAAAACACAGATCTTGCTAACAGATGAATCATATGCATTGTTCCCAATAACCTGTTGACATAAAAAATAGTCCAAATCTTCTTCATCAATCTTGAACCGATCCATAATTCGTTCCTTCAGTTCCAAAACATAATCTGCAGAAAATGGGGTATTGCTCAATTCCGTACGGAATAGTTCCCTACGGATCAACTTAGAACATAACGTACTTAAAATCAAATCGTCATGATCTGCCCAAATCTTAATAGCCGATAAAATATCAGTGTCGTCTAAACGAGTGAACCAGGCTAAATGCGACTCATCCGAAAGAAATGTTTCTTTATCGATTTTATTGTTCAAGAAATGATCTAAGGCAGGGGTAGCAAATAGTTTTACTCCTCCATTGCTCAATTCCTTAGCTCTAGCAAGGGCTTTAATCATCATCTGCTCAGCAGTAATGACTGTTTTGTGCAAATATACCTGCCAATACATCAATCTCCTTGCAATCAGAAACTTTTCAACTGAATAAATCCCCTTCGCCTCAACCACCAACTCATCATCCTTCACATTCAGCATCTTGATTATACGGTCGAAAGAAATTACCCCTTCAGAAACTCCCGTAAAGAAACTATCTCTGTTCAAATAATCCATCCTATCTGTATCCAACTGGCTCGAAACCAATTGATGCAGAAATTTTCGATGATATTGATCGTTAAATATGGTGATGGCCAGGTTTAGTCGACCATTAAATTCTGTATTCAACTTATCCATCAGCAGTGAGGAGATAAGTTCATGCGAAACTCCTTCGACTAGTGTATGCTCGAGAGAATGTGAGAATGGGCCATGGCCAACATCATGCAGAAGAATTGCTGCTAATGCTGCTTCTTCTTCAGCCTCGGAAATTTCAACATCTTTACCTCTGAGCGTTTCGATGGCTAAGCTCATCAAGTGCATGGCACCTACAACATGCTGAAAGCGAGTGTGTAATGCCCCAGGATAAACCAAATGAGTCATACTAACCTGCTTTATGTAACGCAGTCTTTGCAAGTAGGGATGTTGAATCAGGTCATAAATAAACCCTGACGGAATCGTTACAAAACCGTAGACGGGGTCATTTATAATTTTTTTCTTGTTCAAATGCCTAAAATAGTGATTAAATTTCTTGCCAAATCTGCATGTATTATGCTGTATATTATGGCTAAGATACGGGCAAAGATACATACATGGTACTTAATAAATGTTAAAAATAAACCAAAAAGAATTAAAACCACCGCAATATGTAATGTTTAACCAACAAAACTCAGGAAAATTGGTAACCTCAAACCATTTATCGAAACAAAATATACCTCCCAATACGCATAGAAATTTCTTTTAGAATATATCCCAGTTCTCATCCGACTCTTGTTCCGCTCTCCGTCCTCTCTCATTCGGACCTTGTTCGGACCTCGTTCGGCGATGTTCCGAACAAGCTCCGAACACGGTCCGAACAAACTGCAAACAAAAGAGGAACAAGAGTCGAACAATAGCCATATTTGACACCTTTCCAAAACCACTTGCCTAAATACTAATCACTTTCTACAAAATACTATCAGAAAAGCCGTAAATTAGCCCTTATAAGGAAAGACACATGCAGAAAATACATATACTTTGGGCTGATGATGAAATTGAGTTCCTAAAGCCTCACATTTTATTATTGGAACATAAAGATTATAAGGTTAAAACCGTAAACAATGGCTCGGATGCCGTAGAAGCATTTCAGAACGAGCCCTTTGATTTGGTATTTCTGGATGAAAACATGCCTGGACTGACTGGACTTGAAACATTGGACAAATTAAAAGCCATCAATCCTTCTATACCCACTATTTTGGTTACCAAAAATGAGGAAGAACACCTGATGGAAGATGCTATCGGAGCCAAAATAGACGACTATTTAATCAAACCTGTAAACCCGAAACAGATTCTTTTGACCATCAAAAGTTTACGGAGAATAAGCGTTTGATCTCTGAAAGAACGTCCATGGCCTATCAGCAAGATTTTCGAGAATTGGGAATGCGCATGAATGATAACCTAAATTATCAACAATGGATCGAAGCCTATAAAAAACTGCTGTATTGGGAACTTTCTTTAGAAAAACTTGAAGATGCAGGCATGCACGAAATATTGACCATGCAAAAGTCAGAAGCAAACTTATTGTTCTCGAAGTTTATTGAGAAAGAATATTTGAACTGGATCATAAACCCTGAAAACGGTCCAATATTGTCTCACCAGCTTTTCAAGACTAAGGTATTCCCCAAAATGGAACCGGAAAAACCTACCTTCTTCTTTTTAATCGACAATTTGAGATATGATCAATGGAAAGTTATCAATGAAGTGATGACCGACTATTATCGTGTTGAAGAAGAAGACAGTTACTATAGTATACTCCCTACAGCAACTCAATATGCACGGAATGCTATTTTCAGCGGGTTGACACCCTTAGAAATGGAAAAAAGATTCCCTAATGAATGGCAAAATGATGATGATGAAGGTGGAAAAAACCTATATGAAGATGTTTTTCTAGCTGATCAGATTAAAAGAGTTTATCGTAGAGACATCAAACACAGCTATACCAAAGTGATTACGATGGACCAAGGAAAAGATGTATT
The Sphingobacterium daejeonense genome window above contains:
- a CDS encoding ABC transporter ATP-binding protein; the encoded protein is MNIILQDIGRRYNREWIFRHLDYTFSFGNSYAILGPNGSGKSTLLKVLTGSLAPSEGTMRFEDKGVELGAEHVYQKDTVLLRLILSC
- a CDS encoding HD domain-containing protein — protein: MNKKKIINDPVYGFVTIPSGFIYDLIQHPYLQRLRYIKQVSMTHLVYPGALHTRFQHVVGAMHLMSLAIETLRGKDVEISEAEEEAALAAILLHDVGHGPFSHSLEHTLVEGVSHELISSLLMDKLNTEFNGRLNLAITIFNDQYHRKFLHQLVSSQLDTDRMDYLNRDSFFTGVSEGVISFDRIIKMLNVKDDELVVEAKGIYSVEKFLIARRLMYWQVYLHKTVITAEQMMIKALARAKELSNGGVKLFATPALDHFLNNKIDKETFLSDESHLAWFTRLDDTDILSAIKIWADHDDLILSTLCSKLIRRELFRTELSNTPFSADYVLELKERIMDRFKIDEEDLDYFLCQQVIGNNAYDSSVSKICVLFKDGQLKDIAEASDLSNIESLSRRVEKYAITYPKEVGFIPTDQRIIINI
- a CDS encoding bifunctional UDP-3-O-[3-hydroxymyristoyl] N-acetylglucosamine deacetylase/3-hydroxyacyl-ACP dehydratase yields the protein MNVKQRTIKSDVHFSGVGLHTGKQVNVTLKPADENHWYKFKRIDLEGQPIVNVDADNVSNTARGTTISQNGASVSTIEHLMAALVGLQLDNVLIEIDGPEVPILDGSSAIFIDKIQEVGFHDQDADREYFEVTDNIHYTDPESKVEIVAMPVDGYRITCMIDFNSPVLGSQHASLSNLDEFSKEIAGSRTFCFLHELEALVSQNLIKGGDLSNAIVIVDKEVTEGELDKLQDLFHKRVEVAQEGILNNISLRYQNEPARHKLLDMIGDLALVGKPIKGHIMAARPGHAANVAFAKRIKGQMKRERNKKNVKVYDPNTPPVYDTVQIMNILPHRQPFLMIDKILELSETHVVGLKNVTMNEDLFMGHFPGAPLFPGVLQIEAMAQTGGILVLNTVPDPENWLTLFLKIENARFKNQVVPGDTVIFTCELLEPIRRGIARMKGVGMVGDKVVSEAELMAQIVKVKG